The nucleotide window TGCAAAAAAGGTCTCTACctgacaatttttttagtaTAAATAGAATGAGCCACTCTACTAAATAAGGTTCAttaattgaagagaaaatatagcTGCAATTTGTCAGAGCTTGCTTCGTATCTTAATAAACAAGTCCACCAATTTCTAGGTTGATAAAAGGAGGTTGGTACATCCAGCCTATTGAAGACGTACTAAGTGGAGGACCTCGATCTGGCGCGACAGTTCAAACTGCTTGTTTTGAATGCGGGGATACTTGTGGTATTCAAGAGACACCGTTCACTATCTTTTTTCGGGAAAACGGCCCCGAGAATTGAGTTCGGACGAAAAAATTTTTGCAGGGGATAATTGACCAAAGATTTTCAATGGAAATATTTTAGCCCCCGATACCCCATTTTATGGGGAtgttaagggggggggggatgggttACCCAGTAGTACATCCCCCCCGTTTTCTCGCATATTTCAAATAGGTAGGTATGTTATGAATTTGGATTCAAAGTTTATGGCCAAAATCAAGAAACTTTTTGCTTAGATgcacttttttcttttgtccCATAATTTGGAAGTTACGGGGAATTCAGGGACCTTTCTTGCGCCAAATTTTCAATTCAGAGACTGTAGGTGTCAAAGTGTGGTTTATCcgttttcaaaatctaaaattccCCTAAGAGAAGAGGATCAATAACATTTTGTTGATGTGCACACGATCCTGTTAACCAAAATTTAATGAGGACCACGACCCCGCAAATTTTGGGGATTTTGGAGAAAGAATCCAATTTAAACAATATGTGATAGTAAATAAAATGTGTTCACTTAATGTATAATTTCATATTctgttaaataaataaagtgttgcataagaaaaattgtattaattaGCATCAGTTGCTTGCGCGCATCTGCGCAGACGTCTCAATTCAAACTTCGCGTACTCGAGGTTGCCCACTAGTACGTCATCAACATGGCGCCGAATTGGGTGATTGTACCAACCTCCTTTTAATCAACCTTGCACCAATTGTGAGATTAGGGATGAATTTTGGACCTTCCTCGCAcactcattgtgatttttcaataattttgcaCTACAAAAACTCCTCATTTTGCActggcaaaattttgcaaacccATAATCAAGATGGCAGATCGTCCATCTTATTCCAGGAATTGATCAAACAATCTAATGACAGATTTGTTTGTGGCAGAGTAGAGAGCAGAGGTCAGTCTCACCTTAACACAGCCATGCCCAGCTTCATCTCGAGCTGTTTTGTTTCCTTTGTGGTCAAAAGGGTCATCACAGTCCAAAAACTCCAAGGGGCTGCAAGAAGAAGAATAcaattaagattaattttcaGCACCTTTCTCGTCCTCGTAAATTTCATACACTACCAATTACATAATGAGTCATGTCACCATAGTTAGATCGTAGGAAAGAACACGAAAATTGTGTTAATGATTGAGATCCCGATACTTAGGAATAATTTGCTCCAGTCCCTCAAAAATCTTAAAGCCAATTTGAGGGACCCTTTGGCTGCTTCATGACTTCGTACGAAAGTCCTGCATGTTCCCACCTCTGGGCTGACCTGAATTGACTCGTAACAACTCACTAGATTCTATCGCAACATTCATCATTCAACATTCATTCTTCATTTTCGATACATGACTCAAAGATAGGTGCAGAAATTTGACACTTTTGCATCATTGAAGAATTCAAATTGGTCAATAGACACCAGATTTGCaacagtaaaaaaatttattagTTTCAGCGGCTCTTTCGGCAAAGCACTAATGAGCAGACTTTGTTCAGATAGGTGTTATCTTGTTAGGAGACTAATATTGGTCTCATTGTAGGTAGCAACCACGTAAGTGAAGTGGTACAACATTCGACGCATGCCGTCTATTTAAATGAGTTCTCTTGGTTATCAGCCGCCAGGAATATGAATTTAGCATCAACCATCTTCCAGGAGTGTTTCCCCATAGTCAAATCATAACCACATCTCGTTAGCATCGAATCAGATTTAATAAACTGAGCAGAAATGGAGCCTTAGGCTAACGGTAAGCTTATGATTACACCAAAATGGCTCATGGGAAATCTGCGGTGACTGAATGACCGAATTTTACTTTGACTGATAGCAGTATACTTACAGAAATTTGCACTTTATGAGAGGTCCATGAGGGAAGTATTTGGTGGTATTTTCGAATgtgtcatttttaaaaatgtcacaCCTCACTAAATGACAAAATGCACTCAATATTACCAAAGAGACTAAAACTTTCATTATCTACATATTTAGTAAGAGTGATAGAAAAGAGTTTGAGCACCGATGGGCACAGGTGTAGGAACTATGAAAATGAGTGACGGCTAAAAACCTACCACTGCGAAATAGAAATACTTATTCGAATAGAAACAAGTGACCCCCTCGATCAAAAGAGGAGTATTGTAATTGCAATAATTGCAATTGCATTATGCTTTTTACTTGATATTGATAACAAAAAAGTCAAAACAAAACACAACACAAATCGTTTACGTTGCCAAATGCACCAAACAAATAACAACAGCGCACTCTAGGAGACTTTATTAAAATGATCATATTCTTGTATTGTTCGTGCACTTGGCGCCATTCGATGCCGAAATCAGGAGCCTGCATCACAACGTTGCgaaatcacttgagattttccTCTGTCTGTCTCTCTCTTTTGGCTACGCGGTACGAGAAATCCTTGCACGTGGATAAACAACATCTTTTGAAGTaagttaatttaattattttattcattctAGTTCTGTTCTTTTCACTCCTACAGTGAAGAACTGAAGCTAATGCTCCTGATTTTATCTTACAGGTTGCGATTTGCTTAAGTAGAACAGGCCTGAAAGATGAGTTCTGCCAGTGTATGTTACCGTTGCAATAAGCAGGGTCATTTCGCCCGTGAATGCAGAGAATCTCAAGGAGGAGGCGACCGCGGTGGTTACAGAGGAGGACGCGAGAATAAATGCTACAACTGTAACCGAATCGGACACTTCGCACGTGAGTGTAAAGAAGATCAGGGTAAATGCTACAAGTGTAATAATCAAGGCCACATAGCCAAAGACTGCACGTCGACCACCAGTGAATCCCAATGCTACAATTGCAATGATATTGGCCACTTTGCCCGAGAGTGTCCGAATATGAGAGGTGGCGATGGTGGTTCTGGCTCCAGCCAGACCTGTAGACTTTGTGATGAACCTGGACATTTTGCTAGATCCTGTCCGAAGAATAGTAGAAGTTGTTACCGATGCGGTGTCGCTGGTCACATCAGCCGTGAATGCACCGTTGCTGAGTAACCACGAAGACCCTATTCAAATTTAAGTTTGATAAAGATAATTATTTTGTTAACGGGACATTATGTTTAAATCCACCTCTATTTTTCTCATCTTTGGTCGCTCATATCTAACAGCTCTTGCCCCCTTTCTACGTTTATCCCATCCAACCTCACCATGCTCAGGTTCAGACATGTCTACCAAGAAAAGTTCTTATCATGTTAACCTCATCAGCCTCTCATCCTCATTTCACTTTGTTTTACGCATTCTTTCAAGAGGCCATCTGGTACACTCCAAGGAGCGCCGGTCGATCTTACCATGAGCCTGAATTCAATAGCCGACACCTATTACGATGTGTATAGCCTTCCTCAATCCTCTTACAGTAGATTCCGAGTGTCAACGTTTGTTCTCATTCCTACCTTTGTGCTTTGTAATCAAATGGAACCTATTAGTTGCTCCCTGAGCCTCTAATCCACAGACGT belongs to Bemisia tabaci chromosome 6, PGI_BMITA_v3 and includes:
- the CNBP gene encoding uncharacterized protein CNBP; the encoded protein is MSSASVCYRCNKQGHFARECRESQGGGDRGGYRGGRENKCYNCNRIGHFARECKEDQGKCYKCNNQGHIAKDCTSTTSESQCYNCNDIGHFARECPNMRGGDGGSGSSQTCRLCDEPGHFARSCPKNSRSCYRCGVAGHISRECTVAE